Proteins encoded within one genomic window of Edaphobacter lichenicola:
- a CDS encoding VOC family protein produces MNTLINTPVNIPGSTIIPSLRYRDALGAIDWLVAAFGFKKQAVFVAPDNKTVQHAQLTYGNGMIMLGSVDNGGEAGKFMVQPDEIGFRETQGAYLVVPDADAVYATAKAAGAEMVIDIRDMDYGGRHFSCRDLEGHMWGVGTYDPWQPVPSQPKPEAAMEHAQESAGR; encoded by the coding sequence ATGAACACTCTAATCAACACCCCCGTCAACATCCCCGGATCAACCATCATCCCCAGCCTCCGCTACCGCGACGCGCTCGGCGCCATCGACTGGCTCGTCGCCGCCTTCGGCTTCAAAAAACAAGCGGTCTTCGTCGCCCCCGACAACAAAACCGTCCAGCACGCCCAGCTCACCTACGGCAACGGCATGATCATGCTCGGCTCCGTCGACAACGGCGGCGAAGCCGGAAAATTCATGGTCCAACCCGATGAGATCGGCTTCCGCGAAACCCAGGGTGCCTACCTCGTAGTCCCTGACGCTGATGCCGTATACGCCACCGCAAAAGCCGCTGGTGCCGAGATGGTCATCGACATCCGTGACATGGACTACGGTGGCCGCCACTTCTCCTGTCGCGACCTCGAAGGCCACATGTGGGGCGTCGGCACCTACGACCCCTGGCAACCGGTACCATCGCAGCCAAAACCCGAGGCAGCAATGGAGCACGCTCAAGAAAGCGCAGGCAGATGA
- a CDS encoding PGN_0703 family putative restriction endonuclease produces MTHHHQTTPIPWSASLLRRDLNARAQHLATIGGLLHEQTTGTEPSILFGHEEQADQSRHGNFHPASYAAICANPAWSRRLTKAHTGRRRVRARADWQWMELDCANSSDALLMNIFCHPGVSSNGHLNPAVANLLGAPSDTQPNFGVHPGVPLKKPPASSRKKILHSILQKDSPQSLFNDTSIPHSPQPEESLHLKDRTEIDLQLGALFVEAKLTESNFQTVSPRLVERYRDFEAVFAVERLPSKIITRPTHPSAEDFSDLEEPSTNTASQLPTPVRSRTVIQGYQLIRNVLAAFHSNASFCVLCDSRRQDLIEIWYSVLAAVHYPSFAWRLKLLTWQELTSVIPEDLQQFLETKYGILPAM; encoded by the coding sequence ATGACGCACCACCATCAAACCACTCCCATCCCCTGGTCCGCCTCCCTCCTGCGCCGCGACCTCAACGCCCGCGCCCAGCATCTCGCCACCATCGGCGGCCTCCTGCACGAGCAGACCACCGGTACCGAACCCAGCATCCTCTTCGGCCATGAAGAGCAAGCCGACCAGTCCCGCCACGGCAACTTCCATCCCGCAAGCTACGCTGCCATCTGCGCCAACCCCGCCTGGTCGCGTCGCCTCACCAAAGCTCATACCGGCCGCCGCCGCGTTCGTGCAAGAGCCGACTGGCAATGGATGGAACTCGACTGCGCCAACAGCTCCGACGCCCTCCTGATGAACATCTTCTGCCACCCAGGAGTCTCTTCCAACGGCCACCTCAACCCCGCCGTCGCAAATCTCCTGGGCGCCCCCTCGGACACTCAACCCAACTTCGGCGTTCATCCTGGAGTTCCGCTGAAAAAACCTCCCGCCAGCAGCAGAAAAAAAATACTACACTCCATCCTGCAAAAAGATTCGCCTCAGTCACTCTTCAACGACACCAGCATCCCACACTCCCCACAACCTGAAGAATCACTTCACCTCAAAGACCGCACCGAGATCGACCTCCAGCTAGGCGCTCTCTTCGTCGAAGCAAAGCTCACCGAATCCAACTTCCAGACCGTCAGCCCGCGCCTCGTCGAGCGCTATCGCGATTTCGAAGCGGTCTTCGCCGTCGAACGCCTGCCCAGCAAAATCATTACGCGACCAACGCACCCATCGGCAGAGGACTTCTCCGACCTCGAAGAGCCCTCGACCAACACAGCGTCACAACTCCCAACTCCTGTGCGATCACGCACCGTCATTCAGGGTTACCAACTCATCCGCAATGTCCTCGCCGCCTTCCACTCCAACGCATCCTTCTGCGTCCTCTGCGACTCCCGCCGCCAGGACCTCATAGAGATCTGGTACTCCGTCCTTGCCGCCGTCCACTACCCCAGCTTTGCCTGGCGTCTCAAACTCCTGACCTGGCAAGAACTGACATCGGTCATCCCTGAAGACCTGCAACAATTCCTCGAAACAAAGTACGGAATCCTCCCCGCCATGTAA
- the murJ gene encoding murein biosynthesis integral membrane protein MurJ, translating to MPANEDPIPALNPLESVTLEPATPASSPEPKPRRSLFAILHPSSSQNAFSATLLLMLSTLLSGVLGLVRTYYINRIFGASPETDAYNAAFQLPDMLAYFLVGGVVSISLVTILSRYRAQNDEAGADRALSIILNAMAAVLLLGIVIAEIFAPYYTHIAFRGFDPHRAALCTALTRLLLPAQFFFFLGGVLGSRLLVRKIFLYQAISPLIYNSGIILGAIFLHQRFGIYSLAIGVLVGVILGPAALNLYGAFHGGLRYHAILNLRHPAFLEWLRLTLPLMIGVSLVTADKWILSYFASNDVGGISLLTVAKTLFTAPMGILGQAAGAASLPFFSALFSQNRLDDFANAVNRSVSRVLAASFLLGAWMIALAKPIVDLFRGGSFTPEDARATAVYFTLFTLSIAFWSAQGIYARSFYAAGNTVTPATAGWIVTLVSIPIYAFLFHTLGLKGLTIASDIGIVIQTLTLAILLNRRKLVRLSGLELRELGGALLAAIISFAGAASIVHLIPLHHSHLRDLLIIATASAVWAALAVITLHLTGSRLLNQIRSRLV from the coding sequence GTGCCCGCCAACGAAGATCCCATCCCGGCCCTCAACCCCCTCGAATCCGTTACCCTCGAGCCCGCCACTCCAGCCTCAAGCCCCGAACCAAAGCCTCGCCGCAGCCTCTTCGCTATCCTCCACCCCTCCTCGTCGCAGAACGCCTTCTCCGCCACGCTCCTCCTCATGCTCTCCACCCTTCTCTCCGGAGTCCTCGGCCTCGTCCGCACTTACTACATCAACCGCATCTTCGGAGCCAGCCCCGAGACCGATGCCTACAACGCCGCCTTCCAGCTTCCCGACATGCTCGCCTACTTCCTCGTCGGCGGCGTCGTCTCCATCTCACTCGTCACCATCCTTAGCCGTTACCGAGCACAAAACGACGAAGCAGGCGCAGACCGCGCACTCTCCATCATCCTCAACGCCATGGCCGCCGTGCTGCTCTTAGGCATCGTCATAGCCGAAATCTTCGCCCCCTACTACACCCACATCGCCTTCCGCGGCTTTGACCCCCATCGAGCCGCCCTCTGCACCGCCCTCACTCGCCTCTTACTTCCCGCGCAGTTCTTCTTCTTCCTCGGCGGAGTCTTAGGCTCCCGCCTCCTCGTCCGCAAGATCTTCCTCTACCAGGCCATCAGCCCTCTCATCTACAACTCCGGCATCATCCTCGGAGCCATCTTCCTCCATCAACGCTTCGGCATCTACTCCCTCGCCATCGGAGTACTCGTCGGAGTCATCCTCGGTCCCGCCGCTCTCAACCTCTACGGCGCCTTCCACGGCGGCCTCCGTTATCACGCCATCCTCAACCTCCGCCACCCCGCCTTCCTCGAGTGGCTGCGTCTCACGCTCCCCCTCATGATCGGTGTCTCCCTCGTCACCGCCGACAAGTGGATTCTCAGCTACTTCGCCTCCAATGACGTAGGCGGCATCAGCCTCCTCACCGTCGCCAAAACCCTCTTCACCGCGCCCATGGGCATCCTCGGCCAGGCAGCAGGAGCAGCCTCCCTTCCCTTCTTCTCCGCTCTCTTCAGCCAGAACCGCCTCGACGACTTCGCCAACGCCGTCAACCGCTCCGTCTCCCGAGTCCTCGCCGCATCCTTCCTCCTCGGAGCATGGATGATCGCCCTCGCCAAACCGATCGTCGATCTCTTCCGCGGCGGCTCCTTCACACCCGAGGATGCCCGCGCCACCGCGGTCTACTTCACGCTATTCACCCTCTCCATCGCCTTCTGGTCCGCTCAGGGAATCTATGCCCGCTCCTTCTACGCCGCCGGCAACACCGTCACCCCGGCCACCGCCGGATGGATCGTTACCCTCGTCTCCATCCCCATCTACGCGTTCCTCTTCCACACCCTCGGACTCAAAGGCCTCACCATCGCCTCCGACATCGGCATCGTCATTCAAACCCTGACTCTCGCCATCCTCCTCAACCGTCGCAAGCTGGTCCGCCTCTCCGGCCTCGAACTCCGCGAACTAGGCGGAGCCCTCCTCGCCGCCATCATCAGCTTCGCCGGAGCGGCCTCCATCGTTCACCTCATCCCTCTCCATCACAGCCACCTCCGCGACCTGTTGATCATCGCCACAGCCTCCGCAGTCTGGGCCGCACTAGCCGTCATCACCCTCCACCTGACCGGCTCCAGGCTCCTAAACCAGATCCGCTCCCGCTTAGTCTAG
- a CDS encoding YeiH family protein, with product MWKKNLFYIGIIVSASGLIGPPLALAAGLAFGLSTLHTFHGEGRNLSKFLLQAAVVCLGFGMNLKEVVHAGASGFMYTAISITFALGLGVALGKLLQVGKTQSLLISFGTAICGGSAIAAMGPVLNANEEEMAVSLGTVFVLNSVALLLFPLIGHLMNFSQTQFGLWSALAIHDTSSVVGAGAKYGPTALAVGTTVKLARALWIVPLAIATAMLKKSRAKVPWPWFILYFCFAAVTASYLPRYMPQSVPLFSALNRLGRAALTVVLFLIGTGITRETLKEVGVRPMVQGVTLWIVVASLSLWAIHVGWISL from the coding sequence ATGTGGAAGAAGAATCTTTTTTATATCGGAATTATTGTTTCGGCGAGCGGGCTGATCGGGCCTCCGCTTGCGTTGGCCGCGGGACTCGCGTTCGGCCTGAGTACCCTGCATACCTTTCATGGGGAGGGGCGGAACCTTTCGAAGTTTCTGCTGCAGGCTGCTGTGGTTTGCCTGGGATTTGGAATGAACCTGAAGGAGGTAGTGCACGCGGGGGCATCGGGGTTCATGTACACGGCGATCAGCATTACGTTTGCACTGGGGTTGGGAGTTGCGTTGGGTAAGCTGCTGCAGGTGGGGAAGACGCAGTCGCTGCTGATCAGCTTTGGGACGGCGATCTGCGGGGGGAGTGCGATTGCGGCGATGGGGCCGGTACTCAATGCGAACGAAGAGGAGATGGCGGTTTCGCTGGGTACGGTGTTTGTGCTGAACTCGGTGGCGCTGCTGCTGTTCCCATTGATTGGGCATCTGATGAACTTCTCGCAGACGCAGTTTGGATTATGGTCGGCGCTGGCGATTCATGACACCAGTTCGGTGGTGGGCGCAGGCGCGAAGTATGGGCCGACGGCGCTGGCAGTGGGGACGACGGTGAAGCTGGCTCGGGCGTTGTGGATTGTGCCGCTGGCGATTGCTACGGCGATGCTGAAGAAGAGCAGAGCGAAGGTGCCGTGGCCGTGGTTCATTCTGTACTTCTGTTTTGCGGCGGTGACGGCGAGTTACCTGCCGCGATATATGCCGCAGTCTGTGCCACTGTTTTCTGCTCTCAATCGGTTGGGGCGCGCTGCTTTGACTGTGGTGCTGTTCCTGATTGGGACCGGCATTACGCGGGAGACGTTGAAAGAAGTTGGAGTAAGGCCGATGGTGCAGGGAGTCACGCTCTGGATTGTGGTGGCGAGCCTGTCGTTATGGGCGATTCATGTGGGATGGATTTCGCTGTGA
- a CDS encoding NADH:flavin oxidoreductase/NADH oxidase, which yields MTQPTDHLFAPLKLRSLTLPNRIAVSPMCEYSSVDGFANDWHLVHLGSRAIGGAGLVLTEANSVSPEARITPGDLGIWKDEHIPELKRITTFLHQHGAYAGTQLAHAGRKASMSVPWKPARTVPASEGGWQPVAPSAIRFDEVYPLPTSLDRASMDKIIADFVAATHRALAAGFDLVEIHAAHGYLLHEFLSPLSNQRTDEYGGSFENRVRFPLEIIKAVRAAWPQHLPLFVRISATDWAPESLGPSWDLPQSVAFSKLLKQAEIDLVDVSTGGNHPAQQIPVGSGYQVHHSDSIRRQAEIPTAAVGMITEPAQADQIIRTGQADLILLARELLRNPYWPLHAAAVLHQSTTWPVQYVRSARGKTEPRQPVSTPGA from the coding sequence GTGACTCAGCCAACCGACCACCTCTTCGCTCCTCTCAAGCTCCGCAGCCTCACTCTTCCCAACCGAATCGCCGTCTCGCCCATGTGCGAATACTCCTCAGTCGACGGTTTTGCCAATGATTGGCACCTCGTCCACCTCGGAAGCCGCGCCATTGGCGGCGCCGGCCTCGTCCTCACCGAGGCCAACTCCGTCAGCCCCGAAGCCCGCATCACCCCCGGCGACCTCGGCATCTGGAAAGACGAGCACATCCCCGAGCTCAAACGCATCACCACCTTCCTCCATCAGCACGGCGCCTACGCCGGTACCCAGCTAGCCCACGCCGGACGCAAAGCCAGCATGTCCGTCCCCTGGAAACCAGCCCGCACCGTACCCGCCTCCGAAGGCGGCTGGCAGCCCGTAGCCCCCTCCGCCATACGCTTCGACGAGGTCTACCCCCTCCCCACCTCTCTCGACCGCGCCAGCATGGACAAGATCATCGCCGACTTCGTAGCAGCCACCCACCGCGCACTGGCCGCCGGCTTCGATCTCGTCGAGATCCACGCCGCACACGGCTATCTCCTGCACGAGTTCCTCTCACCGCTCTCCAACCAGCGCACCGACGAGTACGGCGGAAGCTTCGAAAACCGCGTACGTTTCCCGCTCGAGATCATCAAGGCAGTCCGCGCCGCATGGCCCCAGCACCTGCCGCTCTTCGTCCGCATCTCAGCTACAGACTGGGCCCCCGAGTCACTCGGCCCAAGTTGGGATCTCCCCCAATCCGTCGCCTTCTCTAAGCTCCTCAAGCAGGCAGAGATCGATCTCGTAGACGTCTCCACAGGCGGCAATCACCCCGCACAGCAGATTCCCGTAGGCTCTGGCTACCAGGTCCATCACTCCGACTCCATCCGCCGTCAGGCCGAAATCCCCACCGCCGCCGTCGGCATGATCACCGAGCCAGCCCAGGCCGACCAGATCATCCGCACCGGTCAGGCAGACCTCATCCTGCTGGCTCGCGAGCTACTCCGCAACCCCTACTGGCCCCTTCACGCTGCGGCGGTCCTACACCAGTCCACTACCTGGCCCGTCCAGTACGTCCGTAGCGCCCGAGGAAAGACCGAACCGCGCCAGCCCGTCTCCACCCCAGGTGCCTGA
- a CDS encoding helix-turn-helix domain-containing protein produces the protein MLYLEHNPQPALSPFIKSLWYARDPHATHRHERVLPTGRSQIVLSLARDYLTDASNPLNPLEHSPAGIFLGIYSRYQQIDAIDFTELIGVVFHPGGTPPFFPEDAHLFTNCETSLSDLWGRASLNLRNELREAPTPEQKFALLEFVLLTRLSLSKHQHRDPIIDYALTHLHTSPGTTTIAELTRTTGLSPRRLSERFNQQVGVSPKLYCRIQRFQQALQQMHRGADVHWAELALNCGYYDQSHFANDFRAFSGLSATDYSTTNRIWANHIPLD, from the coding sequence ATGCTCTATCTCGAGCACAACCCTCAGCCCGCCCTCTCTCCCTTCATCAAAAGCCTCTGGTACGCCCGCGACCCTCACGCCACCCACCGCCACGAGCGCGTCCTCCCCACCGGCAGATCCCAAATCGTCCTCTCGCTCGCTCGCGACTACCTCACCGACGCCAGCAACCCCCTCAATCCCCTCGAGCACTCCCCCGCCGGCATCTTCCTCGGCATCTACTCCCGCTACCAGCAGATCGACGCCATCGACTTCACCGAGCTCATCGGCGTCGTCTTCCACCCCGGCGGCACCCCTCCCTTCTTCCCCGAAGACGCCCACCTCTTCACCAACTGCGAAACCTCACTCTCCGACCTCTGGGGCCGCGCCTCCCTCAACCTCCGCAACGAACTCCGCGAAGCCCCCACTCCCGAACAAAAATTCGCCCTCCTCGAATTCGTTCTCCTCACTCGCCTCTCCCTCAGCAAACATCAGCATCGCGATCCCATCATCGACTACGCCCTCACCCATCTCCACACCTCACCCGGTACAACGACCATCGCCGAGCTCACCCGCACCACCGGCCTCAGCCCCCGTCGTCTCTCCGAGCGCTTCAACCAACAGGTCGGCGTCTCCCCCAAGCTCTACTGCCGCATCCAGCGCTTCCAGCAAGCTCTCCAACAGATGCATCGCGGCGCCGACGTCCACTGGGCCGAACTAGCCCTCAACTGCGGCTACTACGATCAATCCCATTTCGCCAACGACTTCCGCGCCTTCTCCGGCCTCAGCGCCACCGACTACTCCACCACCAACCGCATCTGGGCCAACCACATCCCCCTCGATTAA
- the iscX gene encoding Fe-S cluster assembly protein IscX, with translation MALEFDWMDSEEIGIQLQEKYPEIEPYSVRFTDLHKYVTGLPGFVGDPAKSNEGILEAIQAAWNEEYEDAK, from the coding sequence ATGGCGCTTGAGTTTGATTGGATGGATTCGGAAGAGATTGGGATCCAGTTGCAGGAGAAATATCCCGAGATTGAGCCTTATTCGGTGCGGTTTACGGATCTGCACAAGTATGTGACGGGGCTTCCGGGATTTGTGGGAGATCCTGCGAAGTCGAATGAGGGGATTCTGGAGGCGATTCAGGCGGCTTGGAATGAAGAGTATGAGGATGCGAAGTAG
- the hscA gene encoding Fe-S protein assembly chaperone HscA, whose amino-acid sequence MADERVVGIGRVVGIDLGTTNSLVAYMEGDAPVVIPGEDGERLVPSVVAWTDNGVVVGNAARGTLMADSASAVYSAKRLMGRDIEDVQGELKLFPFKLAEGLRPGEVLKVSVGGLMLTPPEISAYVLQQLKKNAERFFGGPVTKAVITVPAYFNDAQRQATKDAGRIAGLEVLRLVNEPTAAALAYGLEKNKDGLIAVYDFGGGTFDVSILKLHEGIFEVVATGGDTHLGGDDIDNLMIAIALDDIAGDLGEDVRGNGEAVQAVRKAVIEAKILLSSADNATLDVELPSGKRYLRQISREQFEGLIAGVIARTAGPCKQALKDAGLSAAQIDEVVLVGGSTRIPAVRALVDDLFEMKARGKRPHTELNPDEVVALGAAVQAQILAGGSAATEDLLLLDVTPLSLGIEALGGVVAKIIQRNSTIPASATEHFTTGVDGQTNVAIHVVQGERELAKDCRSLARFDLKGIPPMVAGLPRIEVKFLIDANGILHVSAREQRSGKEAEVEVKPTYGLTDEQVETMILDSFDNAETDIQERQTIEAKNEAETILTAVKKGKGHAAWQMLTSEEIEKIAQATAFLESAIPTGGYRDIRAGIERLDAATRRFAELMMDSAVSGAMQGKTMEAAGESIGEGPTAPHPFAKAQVSSSHAAADAETKSIEESIYDEATAGESTED is encoded by the coding sequence ATGGCGGATGAGCGGGTTGTAGGGATCGGGCGTGTTGTCGGGATAGACCTGGGTACGACGAACTCCCTGGTGGCGTATATGGAGGGCGATGCGCCGGTGGTGATTCCTGGCGAGGATGGTGAACGGCTGGTGCCGTCGGTGGTGGCTTGGACCGATAACGGGGTGGTGGTGGGGAATGCGGCTCGCGGGACGCTAATGGCGGATTCGGCGAGCGCGGTTTATTCGGCTAAGAGGCTGATGGGGCGCGACATTGAGGACGTGCAGGGGGAGTTGAAGCTGTTTCCTTTCAAGCTGGCGGAGGGGTTGAGGCCGGGTGAGGTGTTGAAGGTGAGCGTGGGCGGATTGATGCTGACGCCGCCGGAGATCTCGGCCTATGTGCTGCAGCAGTTGAAAAAGAACGCTGAGCGATTTTTTGGTGGGCCGGTGACGAAGGCGGTCATTACGGTTCCGGCTTACTTCAATGACGCTCAGCGACAGGCTACGAAGGATGCTGGACGGATTGCCGGGCTGGAGGTGTTGCGGCTGGTGAATGAGCCTACGGCGGCGGCACTGGCTTATGGGCTGGAGAAGAACAAAGACGGCCTGATCGCTGTGTATGACTTTGGTGGTGGGACGTTCGACGTCTCGATTTTGAAGCTGCATGAGGGGATCTTTGAGGTGGTCGCGACGGGTGGGGATACGCATCTGGGTGGAGACGATATCGACAACTTGATGATCGCGATTGCGCTGGATGATATTGCCGGAGACTTGGGGGAGGATGTTCGTGGGAACGGTGAGGCAGTGCAGGCGGTTCGCAAGGCGGTGATCGAGGCGAAGATTCTGCTTTCGAGTGCGGACAATGCGACGTTGGATGTTGAGCTGCCGAGTGGGAAGAGGTATCTGCGGCAGATCTCGCGGGAGCAGTTTGAGGGGCTGATTGCTGGCGTGATTGCGCGGACGGCTGGGCCTTGCAAGCAGGCGTTGAAGGACGCTGGACTGAGCGCGGCGCAGATCGATGAGGTTGTGCTGGTTGGTGGGTCGACGCGGATTCCCGCGGTGCGGGCGTTGGTGGATGATTTGTTTGAGATGAAGGCGCGTGGGAAGAGACCGCATACGGAGTTGAATCCGGACGAGGTGGTTGCGCTGGGGGCTGCGGTGCAGGCACAGATTCTCGCGGGCGGGTCGGCTGCGACGGAAGACCTGCTGCTGTTGGATGTGACTCCGCTTTCGCTGGGGATTGAGGCGCTGGGGGGTGTGGTGGCGAAGATTATTCAGCGGAACTCGACGATTCCTGCGAGCGCGACGGAGCACTTTACGACGGGCGTGGATGGGCAGACGAATGTTGCGATCCATGTGGTGCAGGGAGAGCGGGAGCTGGCGAAGGATTGCCGGTCGCTGGCGCGGTTTGATCTGAAGGGGATCCCGCCGATGGTGGCGGGGCTGCCGCGTATCGAGGTGAAGTTTCTGATCGATGCCAATGGAATTCTCCACGTGAGTGCGCGGGAGCAGAGGAGTGGGAAAGAGGCTGAGGTAGAGGTGAAGCCTACGTATGGGCTTACGGATGAGCAGGTTGAGACGATGATTCTGGACTCGTTCGATAACGCGGAGACCGATATTCAGGAGCGGCAGACGATCGAGGCGAAGAATGAAGCTGAGACGATTCTGACTGCGGTGAAGAAAGGTAAGGGTCATGCTGCATGGCAGATGTTGACCAGTGAAGAGATTGAAAAGATTGCGCAGGCTACGGCTTTTCTAGAGTCTGCGATTCCGACTGGCGGCTATCGAGACATTCGCGCGGGCATTGAACGACTGGATGCGGCGACGCGGCGGTTTGCTGAGTTGATGATGGATAGCGCTGTGTCGGGCGCCATGCAGGGCAAGACGATGGAGGCCGCAGGTGAGAGCATAGGGGAGGGACCTACGGCGCCGCATCCGTTTGCGAAGGCGCAGGTGAGCAGCTCGCATGCTGCTGCGGATGCTGAAACGAAGAGTATTGAAGAATCCATTTACGATGAGGCTACGGCCGGAGAGTCGACGGAAGATTGA
- a CDS encoding MerR family transcriptional regulator, whose translation MAQHQPIRKTTPPSGSDIPDKLYFRIGEVAKLCDVPAYVLRFWESEFPQLKPHKGGTGQRLYRRRDVEMALRIKSLLYNEGYTIPGARQVFKGELRQREPQLALTIEGAPTSIDSRQLRKLHKDLRDLHTLLSKSPARPTVHPIRAPRTSNTPRQTPERLFNLPLLPEEDKS comes from the coding sequence ATGGCGCAGCACCAGCCAATCCGCAAAACCACCCCACCCTCTGGGTCTGACATCCCGGACAAGCTCTACTTCCGCATCGGTGAGGTCGCCAAACTCTGCGACGTCCCTGCCTACGTCCTTCGCTTCTGGGAGAGCGAGTTCCCTCAGCTCAAGCCACACAAAGGCGGCACAGGCCAGCGACTCTATCGCCGGCGCGACGTCGAGATGGCACTCCGCATCAAGAGCCTCCTCTACAACGAGGGCTACACCATCCCTGGCGCCCGCCAAGTCTTCAAAGGCGAACTCCGGCAACGCGAGCCACAGCTAGCCCTTACCATCGAGGGCGCACCCACCAGCATCGACTCCCGCCAGCTCCGCAAATTGCATAAAGATCTCCGCGATCTCCACACCCTGCTCTCCAAATCACCAGCCCGCCCCACCGTGCACCCGATTCGCGCTCCTCGCACTTCAAACACCCCGCGCCAAACTCCGGAGAGACTCTTCAACCTTCCACTCCTCCCAGAAGAGGACAAGAGTTGA
- a CDS encoding LysR substrate-binding domain-containing protein → MENFRLRVFRAVAEELSFRKAAEVLHLSQPAVSQHVRALEEEAGVQLFDRARGAGHGSQISLTEAGRVLLRYANAAAETMVEARRSLAALHEEADGPLKLGASTTVAQYLLPRILGAFLKQYPQVKLSLVSGNTEQIVEAVAEKKVELGIIEGPAMRREVKTERMVQDEMVLIVSPNHVWARKGGAIEKKELAKVPLLLRERGSGSRRVVERALKKLGLPLRSLQVAMELDSTEAIISGVEAELGVGFVSLWALGKALRLGTVKVVAVKGLEMRRDFSFVRLAGAEMTGAAAAFQRFALGAAGGGNS, encoded by the coding sequence TTGGAGAACTTTCGGTTGCGGGTGTTTCGGGCGGTGGCGGAGGAGTTGAGCTTTCGCAAGGCGGCGGAGGTGCTGCATCTGAGCCAGCCGGCGGTGAGTCAGCATGTGCGTGCGCTGGAGGAAGAGGCTGGGGTGCAGTTGTTTGACCGGGCACGCGGGGCGGGGCATGGGAGCCAGATTTCGTTGACCGAGGCTGGGCGAGTGCTGCTGAGGTACGCGAACGCTGCGGCGGAGACGATGGTTGAGGCGCGGCGCTCGCTTGCCGCTTTGCATGAGGAGGCTGATGGTCCGCTAAAGCTGGGTGCTTCGACGACGGTGGCGCAATACCTGCTGCCGCGGATTTTGGGGGCGTTTTTGAAGCAGTATCCGCAGGTGAAACTTTCGCTGGTGAGTGGGAATACGGAGCAGATTGTGGAGGCGGTGGCGGAGAAGAAGGTGGAGTTGGGCATCATTGAAGGGCCGGCGATGCGACGGGAGGTGAAGACGGAGCGGATGGTGCAGGATGAGATGGTGCTGATTGTGAGCCCGAATCATGTCTGGGCGCGAAAGGGAGGGGCGATTGAGAAGAAGGAGTTGGCGAAGGTGCCGCTGTTGTTGCGGGAGCGGGGCTCTGGTTCGAGACGCGTGGTGGAGCGAGCCTTGAAGAAGCTGGGGTTGCCGCTACGGTCGCTGCAGGTTGCGATGGAGCTGGACTCGACCGAGGCTATTATCTCTGGTGTTGAGGCGGAGCTGGGAGTGGGGTTTGTTTCGCTCTGGGCGCTGGGAAAGGCTTTGCGGCTTGGCACCGTGAAGGTGGTTGCGGTGAAAGGGCTCGAGATGCGGCGGGATTTCAGCTTTGTCCGGCTGGCTGGTGCAGAGATGACGGGTGCTGCGGCGGCGTTTCAGCGATTTGCGCTTGGGGCGGCCGGCGGGGGCAATAGCTGA
- a CDS encoding 2Fe-2S iron-sulfur cluster-binding protein — MSETKKVVEAVDLSKPAGEGMVRVTFLPEGRTVEFPFDTLPYEGHGLPMSFLDVAENYDIFLDHACGGVCACTTCHLHVKEGAQGISEAEDLELDRMETAADIQLNSRLGCQAVIEKPGTYVVEIPKWNRNYVQEGKPAHGPGA; from the coding sequence ATGAGTGAGACGAAGAAGGTTGTTGAAGCTGTGGATCTGTCGAAGCCTGCGGGCGAGGGGATGGTTCGCGTGACGTTTTTGCCCGAGGGCAGGACGGTGGAGTTCCCGTTCGATACGCTGCCGTATGAGGGGCATGGATTGCCGATGTCGTTTCTGGATGTGGCGGAGAACTATGACATCTTTCTGGATCATGCGTGCGGTGGAGTTTGTGCTTGTACGACGTGCCATCTTCATGTGAAGGAAGGCGCGCAGGGGATCAGTGAAGCGGAGGATCTGGAGCTGGACCGGATGGAGACGGCGGCGGATATTCAGCTGAACTCGCGGCTGGGATGCCAGGCGGTGATTGAAAAGCCGGGGACGTATGTGGTGGAGATTCCGAAGTGGAACAGGAATTATGTGCAGGAGGGTAAGCCTGCTCATGGGCCCGGCGCCTAG